In a single window of the Sesamum indicum cultivar Zhongzhi No. 13 linkage group LG16, S_indicum_v1.0, whole genome shotgun sequence genome:
- the LOC105178520 gene encoding histone-lysine N-methyltransferase ATXR3-like isoform X2, translating into MGDGGVACVPSQHIMEKFSICGGKTNGNTKLSSSSNSSTKLAKVSPSMKPKKDQGAELGSRDFVSLNKEVSGRNCNGDASNETNKEEVEEGELGTLPFENGEFVPEKPLRRYEIKSEIEKGEFVPGKWRKSGTELEKNDWRSSKDELEKGEFVPDRWCRSDAANRTHEYGYSKSRRYDTPKEKGWKSEREWTSPAAKEKGWKVDRDTESTPLSGRGKGWKADREWSPPSGKEKGWRDDRDREWTPPSTGKYSSEKELGRSVGSSQHLRKFSSRYEPEKTQKISSKIAGDEGSLKNDMTNSKNHAREYSFSNWLKRHGKDSNSSDRKFRGDHDEYSTSKNRKLSSDGSRSGLSSDIYSGRTTERQYKTATSSSRSTPTERQSSRYLESSRAVHDRHNSSPHHPERSPRNWAFNHDHRGHSPAHRGTPSHDQGQKYDRSRSPYDHNHHHDNRYRSPNYVERSPRDHDRNSDGRDRAPTFLDRSPRDRGRHSDQRETNQKAGVGEKQPSHYASKWQEGKNNLMTESGRRESQFLSKESPDSGNLNSRNVSTDKTASYPCHLEELSQSPALKSIASSQEHGVTEEPASMEEDMDICNTPPHAPPVEDAVSGKWCYLDHFGIERGPSKLSDLKTLVKEGYLVSDHLIKHLDSDRWVTVEKAVSPLVTVNFRSIVPDTVTQLVCPPEAPGNLLADNGNGVSGNEEILGPSAHPIFCCKENLVASEHEEDLHIDDRVGALLEDVTLIPGKEVEMLAEVLQIISEHGEWERWGKMEGDTRHQLNIDEHLDDRGVESWLSGLELKFKDIAESRPTLIASIEKDSAVTFIDTGESFYGQWACKGCDWKRNDEATQDRTWKRKLVLNDGYPLCQMPKSGCEDPRWEQKDELYCPSQSKRLDLPLWAFTSPDELNDSSSMSRSSQTKAAFLRGVRGMMLPVIRINACVVKDHGSFVSEPHVKVRGKERFSSRSSRPYLTTVDTKRSLEDFHSKSVHEQDSQDSRKNSTYFSVPKDRICKVDELKLHLGDWYFLDGAGHERGPLSFSELQAMADEGVIQKHSSIFRKRDKIWVPVTLPPEQSGISGHETGAASCNSLPKSDDAVLNGTQRISSCFHGLHPQFIGYTRGKLHELVMKSYKSREFAAAINEVLDPWINARQPKKDIEKHIYHSDHFHTRKRARINGIEECEMDEDVLTFQNDECEFDDLCGDVIFRKGDAVDSEVEKGSWDLLDGHVLARVFHFLRADIKSLLYAARTCRHWRSVVKFYKGISRQVDFGAIAPTCSDSVVLKIMNGYKKEKITSLLLRGCTGITSGMLEELLQSFPFLSSIDVRGCPQLEELVCKFPNINWLKNRVPHVKIRSLNHLPDRSSSASHQMEDSSGLKEYLESSDKRDSANQLFRRSLYKRSKLFDARKSSSILSRDAQLRRLAVKKTGNGYKRMEGYIVTGLQDIMSENTFEFFESKVCKIEERMRNGYYAIRGLNSIKEDISHMCRDAIKIKNRGDARDMNRIVTLFIQLATSLDKGAKLAYARDEMMRSWKDDSPPGFSSSSSYKKSVGKVSERKQSYRGNGPPFTNGHFDSGDYASDREIRRRLSKLNKEFLHSGSDTSNDFDKSSDGSTADSTSTASETESDLEYTSEGALGESRGGTYFTPDDGFDSLADEREWGARMTKASLVPPVTRKYDVIDHYVIVADEGEVRRKMQVSLPEDYAEKLNAQRNGTEESDMEIPEVKDYKPRKTLGDEVIEQEVYGIDPYTHNLLLDSMPEESDWSLVDKHIFIEEVLLRTLNKQVRNFTGSGNTPMMYPLKPVFEEILENAEENNDRRTMRLCQFILKAIDSRSQDNYIAYRKGLGVVCNKEGGFGEDDFVVEFLGEVYPTWKWFEKQDGIRALQKNNNDPAPEFYNIYLERPKGDADGYDLVVVDAMHKANYASRICHSCRPNCEAKVTAVDGQYQIGIYSVRPIAFGEEITFDYNSVTEFYLLIACRVRKNTKLLFVYAATRFAVGVT; encoded by the exons ATGGGCGATGGCGGTGTTGCATGCGTGCCTTCACAGCATATTATGGAGAAGTTCTCAATTTGCGGGGGCAAGACCAATGGCAACACCAAGCTCAGTTCATCTTCAAACTCTTCCACCAAGTTGGCAAAAGTAAGTCCAAGTATGAAGCCGAAAAAGGATCAGGGTGCTGAATTGGGCTCGAGGGATTTTGTCAGTTTAAATAAAGAAGTTTCTGGGAGGAATTGCAATGGTGATGCTTCTaatgaaacaaataaagaGGAAGTGGAGGAGGGTGAATTGGGGACACTGCCTTTCGAGAATGGGGAGTTTGTCCCTGAAAAACCGTTAAGAAGATATGAAATCAAGAGTGAGATTGAGAAAGGTGAATTTGTCCCTGGGAAGTGGCGAAAGAGCGGTACTGAATTGGAGAAAAATGACTGGAGGTCATCAAAAGATGAGCTGGAGAAAGGGGAGTTTGTTCCGGACAGGTGGTGCAGAAGTGATGCTGCAAATAGGACTCATGAATATGGTTACTCCAAGTCACGAAGGTACGACACTCCTAAGGAAAAAGGCTGGAAAAGCGAGCGGGAATGGACTTCACCTGCTGCAAAGGAAAAGGGATGGAAAGTTGACCGTGACACTGAATCAACACCACTTTCTGGTAGAGGAAAAGGTTGGAAAGCTGATCGCGAGTGGTCGCCACCTTCTGGTAAAGAAAAAGGCTGGAGGGATGACCGGGATCGTGAGTGGACACCACCTTCAACAGGTAAGTATTCCAGTGAGAAAGAACTTGGCAGAAGTGTTGGTAGTAGTCAGCATTTGAGGAAGTTCTCTTCCAGATATGAACCTGAGAAGACTCAGAAGATCAGTTCTAAAATTGCGGGTGATGAAGGCTCCTTGAAGAATGACATGACAAATAGCAAGAACCATGCAAGAGAATATTCTTTCAGTAATTGGTTAAAGCGGCATGGTAAAGATTCCAATAGCAGTGACAGGAAGTTTCGAGGTGACCATGATGAGTACTCTACATCGAAAAACCGGAAGCTTTCTAGTGATGGTAGCCGTTCTGGGTTGTCATCAGATATCTATTCTGGCAGGACTACAGAAAGGCAGTATAAAACTGCTACTTCTTCATCACGGAGCACTCCTACTGAAAGGCAGTCTTCTAGATATCTGGAGTCATCTAGAGCAGTTCATGACAGGCATAACAGCAGTCCACATCATCCTGAGCGGTCCCCCCGCAACTGGGCTTTCAACCATGATCACCGGGGTCACAGCCCAGCCCACCGCGGTACGCCCTCTCATGACCAGGGACAAAAGTATGATCGCAGTAGGTCTCCCTATGATCATAATCATCACCATGATAATAGGTATCGGAGTCCTAATTATGTGGAAAGGTCTCCTCGAGATCATGACCGAAACAGTGATGGTAGGGATAGGGCTCCAACTTTTCTGGATAGGTCACCACGTGATCGAGGTAGGCACAGTGACCAGCGGGAAACAAATCAAAAAGCTGGAGTGGGTGAGAAGCAGCCAAGTCATTATGCAAGCAAATGGCAAGAAGGAAAGAATAATCTGATGACAGAGTCTGGTCGAAGGGAATCACAGTTTTTATCTAAAGAATCACCAGATAGTGGAAATCTGAATAGTAGAAATGTCTCCACAGATAAAACTGCTAGCTATCCGTGCCATCTTGAAGAGCTTTCCCAGAGCCCTGCACTTAAAAGTATAGCATCTTCTCAGGAACATGGGGTTACTGAAGAGCCAGCATCAATGGAAGAAGACATGGACATATGTAACACTCCACCACATGCCCCTCCAGTGGAAGATGCAGTTTCAGGAAAGTGGTGTTACCTGGATCACTTTGGTATTGAGCGTGGGCCTTCCAAATTGTCTGATCTAAAGACACTTGTCAAGGAGGGATATCTTGTTTCAGATCACTTGATCAAACACCTGGACAGTGACAGGTGGGTAACTGTTGAGAAAGCTGTTTCTCCATTGGTTACTGTGAACTTCCGTTCAATTGTTCCAGACACAGTTACTCAACTTGTCTGTCCTCCTGAGGCTCCTGGCAATCTACTGGCAGATAATGGAAACGGAGTATCTGGTAATGAGGAAATATTGGGGCCTTCTGCACATCCAATATTCTGCTGCAAGGAGAATTTAGTTGCTTCAGAGCATGAAGAAGATTTACATATTGATGACAGAGTTGGAGCACTCTTGGAGGATGTCACATTAATTCCCGGCAAGGAAGTTGAGATGCTTGCTG AAGTGCTCCAAATTATATCTGAGCATGGGGAGTGGGAGAGATGGGGGAAGATGGAAG GTGATACTAGGCACCAACTGAACATAGATGAGCATTTAGATGATAGAGGTGTTGAGAGTTGGTTAAGTGGTTTAGaacttaaatttaaagacATTGCAGAATCAAGGCCCACCTTGATTGCTTCCATTGAGAAGGATAGTGCAGTTACCTTTATTGACACTGGTGAAAGTTTTTATGGCCAATGGGCATGTAAGGGATGTGATTGGAAGAGGAATGATGAAGCTACTCAAGATAGAACTTGGAAGAGGAAGCTTGTTCTCAATGATGGCTATCCTCTGTGTCAGATGCCCAAATCTGGTTGTGAAGATCCCCGGTGGGAGCAAAAGGATGAACTGTACTGCCCTTCTCAGAGCAAAAGGCTTGACCTACCACTATGGGCTTTTACCTCTCCTGATGAGTTGAATGATTCCAGCAGTATGAGTAGATCAAGCCAAACTAAAGCTGCTTTTCTCAGGGGGGTCCGAGGAATGATGCTTCCAGTCATTAGGATAAATGCATGTGTGGTAAAGGACCATGGTTCATTTGTGTCTGAACCCCATGTAAAGGTTAGAGGAAAGGAAAGATTTTCGTCAAGGTCTTCCCGGCCATATTTGACAACTGTTGATACAAAGAGGTCATTGGAAGATTTTCACTCGAAGAGTGTTCATGAACAAGACTCACAGGATTCTAGGAAGAATAGTACATACTTCAGTGTACCCAAGGATCGTATTTGCAAAGTAGATGAGCTAAAGTTGCATTTGGGTGATTGGTACTTCCTTGATGGTGCTGGGCATGAGCGAGGACCTCTGTCGTTTTCAGAACTGCAAGCAATGGCAGATGAAGGTGTCATTCAGAAACACAGCAGTATTTTCAGGAAACGAGATAAAATTTGGGTTCCAGTTACCCTTCCCCCTGAGCAGTCTGGAATTTCTGGACATGAGACTGGTGCAGCTTCATGTAATTCCCTCCCGAAATCAGATGATGCTGTATTGAATGGAACGCAGAGAATCTCTAGTTGTTTTCATGGCCTACATCCACAGTTTATAGGATATACTCGGGGAAAGCTTCATGAATTGGTAATGAAGTCATACAAGAGTCGAGAATTTGCTGCTGCTATAAATGAAGTCCTTGATCCTTGGATCAATGCCAGACAGCCAAAGAAAGATATTGAAAAGCACATTTACCATTCAG ATCACTTCCACACTAGGAAAAGGGCTAGGATAAATGGAATTGAAGAGTGTGAGATGGACGAGGATGTGCTGACTTTTCAGAATGATGAGtgtgaatttgatgatttgtgtgGTGATGTTATCTTCAGAAAAGGAGATGCAGTGGATTCTGAAGTTGAGAAGGGAAGTTGGGATCTGCTTGATGGCCATGTTTTGGCACGAGTATTTCACTTTCTTAGAGCTGATATTAAGTCGCTTTTATATGCGGCCCGGACATGCAGGCACTGGCGATCAGTAGTTAAGTTTTACAAAGGTATCTCTAGACAGGTTGACTTTGGCGCCATTGCACCTACTTGCTCTGATTCTGTGGTCTTGAAAATAATG AATGgatacaagaaagaaaagattacTTCCTTACTGTTGCGTGGTTGTACTGGCATTACTTCTGGCATGCTTGAGGAACTTCTTCAGTCATTCCCGTTTTTGTCATCTATAGATGTCAGAGGTTGCCCCCAGCTTGAAGAATTGGTTTGCAAGTTTCCTAATATTAATTGGCTCAAGAACCGAGTTCCCCATGTAAAAATTCGGAGCCTTAATCACTTACCTGATAGGAGTTCTTCAGCTTCTCATCAGATGGAAGACTCCAGTGGACTGAAAGAATATTTAGAAAGTTCAGACAAAAGGGACTCTGCAAACCAGTTATTCCGTCGAAGCTTGTATAAACGGTCCAAGCTCTTTGATGCTCGAAAGTCTTCGTCCATTCTGTCTAGAGATGCTCAATTGAGGCGTTTGGCTGTTAAGAAGACTGGAAATGGGTATAAGAGAATGGAGGGATATATTGTTACAGGTCTACAGGACATTATGAGTGAAAATACCTTTGAGTTTTTTGAGTCCAAG GTTTGCAAGATTGAAGAAAGAATGAGAAATGGATATTATGCCATTCGTGGCTTGAACTCTATCAAAGAGGATATCAGTCATATGTGTCGGGATGCAATTAA GATTAAAAACCGCGGTGATGCTAGAGACATGAATCGCATTGttacattatttattcaaCTAGCTACAAGTTTGGATAAAGGTGCAAAGCTGGCTTATGCAAGAGATGAGATGATGAGATCTTGGAAAGATGACTCACCTCCAGGCTTTTCATCTTCCTCATCGTATAAGAAGAGCGTTGGTAAAGTGTCTGAAAGGAAACAGTCATATAGGGGCAATGGCCCTCCATTCACGAATGGACATTTTGATTCTGGAGATTATGCTTCTGATCGAGAAATCAGAAGGCGATTATCCAAACTGAACAAAGAGTTCTTGCATTCAGGAAGTGACACATCTAATGACTTTGACAAATCTTCTGATGGAAGTACGGCGGACAGCACAAGCACTGCTTCAGAAACAGAAAGCGATTTGGAGTACACATCAGAAGGTGCCCTTGGGGAGTCTAGAGGGGGGACATACTTTACACCTGATGACGGGTTTGATTCATTGGCTGATGAGCGAGAATGGGGTGCTCGCATGACGAAGGCAAGCCTTGTCCCTCCTGTCACAAGAAAGTATGATGTTATTGATCACTACGTCATTGTAGCAGATGAGGGGGAAGTTAGAAGAAAAATGCAGGTTTCTTTGCCAGAAGATTATGCTGAGAAGCTCAATGCACAAAGAAATGGCACTGAGGAATCAGACATGGAAATTCCTGAGGTGAAGGATTACAAACCCAGAAAAACCTTGGGAGATGAGGTGATCGAACAAGAAGTTTATGGCATAGATCCATACACTCATAATCTTCTTCTTGATTCCATGCCAGAGGAATCAGATTGGTCACTTGTTGATAAGCATATATTCATTGAAGAAGTGCTCCTTCGCACTCTCAACAAGCAAGTCAGGAACTTTACTGGTTCTGGTAACACTCCTATGATGTATCCTTTGAAGCCTGTATTTGAAGAGATATTAGAAAATGCGGAGGAAAATAATGACAGAAGAACCATGCGTCTGTGCCAGTTTATACTGAAGGCCATTGATAGTCGTTCTCAGGACAATTATATTGCTTATAGAAAG GGGCTTGGAGTTGTTTGCAACAAAGAAGGTGGTTTCGGTGAAGATGATTTTGTTGTTGAATTCCTGGGAGAG GTTTATCCTACGTGGAAATGGTTTGAGAAACAAGACGGCATTCGTGCTTTGCAAAAGAACAATAATGATCCAGCGCCAGAGTTCTACAACATATATCTTGAGAGGCCAAAG GGTGATGCTGATGGCTATGATCTGGTTGTCGTTGATGCAATGCACAAGGCAAACTATGCAAGTCGGATTTGTCACTCCTGTAGACCTAATTGTGAAGCAAA GGTCACTGCTGTTGATGGTCAGTACCAGATTGGGATCTATTCTGTAAGACCGATTGCTTTTGGTGAAGAAATCACCTTTGATTACAATTCTGTTACTGAG ttttacttATTGATTGCCTGCAGAGTAAGGAAGAATACGAAGCTTCTGTTTGTTTATGCGGCAACCAGGTTTGCCGTGGGAGTTACCTAA